Proteins found in one Quercus robur chromosome 2, dhQueRobu3.1, whole genome shotgun sequence genomic segment:
- the LOC126715151 gene encoding 60S ribosomal protein L34 — translation MVQRLTYRKRHSYATKSNQHRVVKTPGGKLVYQTTKKRASGPKCPVTGKRIQGIPHLRPAEYKRSRLPRNRRTVNRAYGGVLSGGAVRERIIRAFLVEEQKIVKKVLKIQKAKEKIASKS, via the exons ATGGTGCAGCGGCTCACCTATCGTAAGCGCCACAGCTACGCCACCAAGTCCAACCAGCACCGGGTCGTCAAGACCCCTG GTGGGAAGTTGGTGTATCAGACCACTAAGAAGAGGGCAAGTGGACCCAAGTGCCCTGTCACTGGCAAGAGAATCCAAGGG ATTCCTCACTTGAGACCTGCTGAATACAAAAGGTCTAGATTGCCTAGAAACCGAAGGACTGTGAATCGGGCATATGGTGGTGTGCTGTCTGGAGGTGCTGTTAGGGAGAG GATAATCCGAGCCTTCTTGGTTGAAGAGCAAAAGATTGTGAAAAAGGTTTTGAAGATTCAAAAGGCGAAGGAAAAGATAGCCTCAAAGAGTTAA
- the LOC126715153 gene encoding uncharacterized protein LOC126715153, with the protein MAILNKFLPKTHFNLLNMGSTKGVFYLKMVLFAGFFLASVSRLWLTLFGFVNRVFLRYNKNENIFQEKNQICFNPIEVAYSENFKRGDTEYAGFGRGKSDCSSIGSQENNETDSNHTEPEAEFKVEYSENFGRMEGRHDEFDEIESETPKFEFKFRFPTYEEISRSNKGNGGDSFSLDNTSPSTSTNKYEFLSGKSFSHFLEETEASSFTVKEFYAISDDTLIGNNANHGRSFLSEGDSLSIQQNSVEEAVHDEISENSEESEWLEATTSSKDAHYEKEQLGESQNNSSGEENVSGEHDFLSEKDFMASDFDLDSIVSSSVMDQLVDLSSDGFLSEKDFEGTSDGGNVEDLDLNSGYEPEDFDGEDSDILEELRKLEESDMKNSDTLNSEKRGEDVSHDTGNSKDEELVGKDEKSVDGKPNSKNSSEWDAEDSNGLETLWEHQDLIEQLKMELKKVKATGLPTILEESECPKIIEDLKPWKIDEKFQYGDRMSELHKFYKSYRERMRKFDILNYQKMYAIGFLESKDPLQSFSSHKSSAPAIKSILSQSFWLSKRKKSELDPMTKFITELHSDLEVVYVGQLCLSWEILHWQYEKALELWESDPYGLLPYNEVAGEFQQFQVLLQRFIENEPFQGPRVENYVKNRCVNRNFLQVPVIRADKGKEKKGRDDGAITIDKLIENLEGSMRTIWKFIHADKDACTTILTCRKEAHVELQNPSDSVLLMELRTDVQKKEKKLKDIFRSGNCILKRLQKHQEDGIDHHYFFSQVDMKLVSRVLNMSRIATDQLVWCHSKLSQVSFVNRKMHVEPSFLLFPC; encoded by the exons ATGGCGATCCTTAACAAATTTTTGCCCAAAACCCACTTCAATTTATTGAATATGGGTTCCACCAAAGGGGTTTTCTACCTAAAGATGGTTCTCTTTGCGGGGTTTTTCTTGGCCTCTGTTTCAAGACTCTGGCTTACTCTGTTCGGTTTCGTAAACAGAGTGTTCCTCAG atacaacaaaaatgaaaatattttccaagaaaAGAATCAAATTTGTTTCAATCCTATTGAAGTAGCAtattctgaaaattttaaacgAGGGGATACAGAGTATGCTGGTTTCGGAAGGGGAAAATCCGATTGTTCTAGCATTGGTTCCCAAGAAAACAATGAAACTGATTCAAATCATACTGAACCAGAGGCAGAGTTTAAGGTAGAATATTCTGAAAATTTTGGAAGAATGGAAGGACGGCACGATGAATTCGATGAAATAGAGTCAGAAACGCCTAAGTTTGAGTTCAAATTTAGGTTTCCTACTTATGAAGAAATCAGCAGAAGCAATAAAGGGAATGGTGGCGACTCTTTCAGCTTAGATAACACCAGTCCCTCCACAAGCACCAATAAGTACGAGTTTTTGTCTGGCAAGAGTTTTAGCCACTTCTTGGAGGAAACAGAAGCTTCAAGCTTTACAGtcaaagaattttatgctattTCGGATGATACTTTGATTGGAAATAACGCGAATCACGGTCGTTCGTTTTTGTCAGAAGGAGATTCTCTTTCTATTCAACAAAATTCAGTAGAAGAAGCTGTTCATGATGAAATTTCTGAGAATTCTGAGGAGTCAGAGTGGCTAGAGGCTACGACTTCTTCTAAGGATGCTCACTATGAGAAAGAACAATTGGGGGAGTCTCAGAATAATTCCTCAGGTGAAGAAAATGTTTCTGGTGAACATGATTTTCTTTCAGAGAAGGACTTCATGGCTTCAGATTTTGATTTGGATTCTATTGTTTCAAGCTCAGTTATGGATCAATTAGTTGATTTGAGCAGTGATGGATTTTTGTCAGAAAAAGATTTTGAGGGTACAAGTGATGGAGGCAATGTGGAAGACTTGGACTTGAATTCCGGGTACGAGCCAGAAGATTTTGATGGAGAAGATAGTGATATTCTGGAAGAGCTTCGAAAACTAGAAGAGTCTGATATGAAGAATTCAGATACTCTAAACTCAGAAAAGCGTGGTGAGGATGTTTCCCATGATACCGGCAATTCCAAAGATGAAGAACTTGTTGGCAAAGATGAAAAATCAGTGGATGGAAAACCCAATTCAAAGAATTCATCGGAGTGGGATGCTGAGGATTCAAATGGATTGGAAACATTGTGGGAACATCAAGATTTGATAGAGCAGCTGAAGATGGAGCTGAAAAAGGTCAAAGCCACAGGCCTACCCACCATTCTTGAGGAATCTGAGTGTCCAAAAATAATTGAAGATTTGAAGCCTTGGAAGATTGATGAGAAGTTCCAATATGGTGATCGAATGAGTGAGCTTCACAAGTTCTACAAAAGTTACAGAGAACGTATGCGGAAATTCGATATCTTGAATTACCAGAAGATGTATGCAATAG GTTTTTTGGAGTCGAAGGACCCACTTCAATCGTTTTCAAGCCACAAATCCTCGGCTCCAGCAATCAAATCCATTCTTTCACAGAGCTTCTGGCTAAGCAAACGCAAAAAGTCTGAACTTGACCCAATGACGAAGTTCATTACAGAATTGCATAGTGATTTGGAAGTGGTTTATGTTGGTCAGTTATGCCTTTCCTGGGAAATCCTTCACTGGCAATATGAGAAGGCCTTGGAGTTATGGGAATCTGACCCCTATGGACTACTTCCTTATAATGAAGTTGCAGGTGAATTTCAACAGTTTCAAGTGCTCTTGCAAAGATTTATTGAAAATGAACCTTTTCAAGGGCCAAGGGTTGAAAATTATGTCAAGAATCGATGTGTTAATCGTAACTTTCTTCAAGTACCAGTAATAAGAG CggacaaagggaaagaaaaaaaagggagagatgATGGTGCAATTACGATTGACAAGTTGATAGAGAACTTGGAAGGATCAATGAGAACCATTTGGAAATTCATTCATGCTGATAAAGATGCATGTACCACGATTCTAACATGTCGAAAGGAGGCACATGTAGAACTCCAAAACCCTTCAGATTCTGTGCTTTTGATGGAGCTTAGAACTGATGTTCAAAAG AAAGAGAAGAAGCTTAAAGACATTTTCAGGAGTGGAAACTGCATATTAAAGAGGTTGCAAAAGCATCAAGAAGATGGCATAGATCATCATTACTTCTTCTCTCAAGTAGATATGAAATTAGTGTCAAGGGTCTTAAACATGTCTAGGATAGCAACGGACCAACTAGTTTGGTGTCACAGTAAATTAAGTCAGGTTAGCTTTGTCAACCGAAAGATGCATGTAGAACCTTCATTCTTGCTTTTTCCATGTTGA